In the Carboxydothermus hydrogenoformans Z-2901 genome, one interval contains:
- the coaBC gene encoding bifunctional phosphopantothenoylcysteine decarboxylase/phosphopantothenate--cysteine ligase CoaBC, which produces MSEGKIILGISGGIAAYKTVELARELTKRGYQVFPVLTAGAENFVTSLSLATVTGNKVLKEIFTEADPILHISLTDEADLILIAPATANIIGKIANGIADDLLTTIVAAKNCPVLICPAMNTRMYQNSIVQENLNRLVAHGFNILEPDSGSLACGHVGPGRLPDIPEIIAEVEKLLQEKILRGIKVLVTAGPTREYIDPVRFITNKSSGKMGFALAEAFRNLGAEVYLVSGPVSLAPPTGVNFISVETTEEMAQRVDELFEKVQIVVKAAAVADYTPKEKFQQKLPKKNSLTIDLIKTKDILKSLGERKVDQFLVGFAAQTHDLENYATKKLLEKNLDMIAANDVSRTDIGFDSEENEIVVYTRDGEKILIPRASKKIVAQKLARLIGEKYLNKQNEKG; this is translated from the coding sequence GTGTCTGAGGGCAAAATAATCTTGGGAATTTCCGGCGGAATTGCCGCATATAAAACGGTAGAGTTGGCCCGGGAGTTAACCAAGAGAGGGTACCAAGTTTTTCCCGTATTAACTGCAGGAGCAGAAAACTTTGTTACTTCCCTATCACTGGCCACTGTTACCGGTAATAAAGTATTAAAGGAAATTTTTACTGAAGCGGATCCCATTTTGCATATATCCCTTACTGATGAAGCGGACTTAATTTTAATTGCTCCGGCAACCGCTAACATTATTGGGAAAATAGCTAATGGCATTGCCGATGATTTGCTTACCACCATTGTTGCCGCTAAAAACTGTCCTGTTTTAATTTGCCCGGCAATGAATACCCGTATGTATCAAAACAGTATTGTGCAGGAAAATCTTAACCGATTAGTTGCTCATGGTTTTAATATCTTGGAGCCTGATTCCGGCAGTCTTGCCTGCGGTCATGTGGGGCCGGGTCGACTTCCCGATATTCCGGAAATTATAGCTGAGGTTGAAAAGTTGTTACAGGAGAAAATTTTAAGAGGCATAAAAGTTTTGGTAACGGCGGGACCTACCCGGGAGTATATTGATCCTGTCCGGTTTATTACTAATAAAAGTTCTGGGAAGATGGGGTTTGCTTTAGCTGAAGCTTTTAGAAATCTGGGGGCTGAAGTCTATTTAGTTTCGGGTCCGGTAAGTTTAGCACCGCCAACGGGTGTTAACTTCATTTCCGTTGAAACTACCGAGGAAATGGCCCAAAGGGTTGATGAGTTATTTGAAAAAGTGCAGATCGTAGTTAAAGCGGCTGCGGTAGCAGATTATACGCCCAAAGAAAAGTTTCAACAAAAACTACCGAAAAAAAATTCTCTTACCATTGATTTAATTAAAACCAAAGATATTTTAAAAAGCTTGGGAGAGCGGAAGGTGGATCAGTTTTTGGTGGGTTTCGCTGCGCAAACCCATGACCTGGAAAATTACGCAACAAAAAAGCTTTTAGAAAAAAATCTTGATATGATTGCAGCTAATGATGTTTCCAGGACTGATATAGGGTTTGATTCGGAAGAAAATGAAATTGTAGTTTACACCAGGGATGGTGAAAAAATCTTAATTCCCCGGGCATCCAAAAAAATTGTTGCCCAAAAACTTGCCCGGTTAATAGGGGAAAAGTACTTAAATAAACAAAACGAAAAAGGTTAA
- the rpoZ gene encoding DNA-directed RNA polymerase subunit omega: protein MNQPSLDILMKKADSRYTLVVATAKRARQITAGESSKLKHISNKPVTIALHEIGNDLITYQRLKSSQNK from the coding sequence ATGAACCAGCCTTCTTTAGATATTTTAATGAAAAAAGCGGATAGCCGGTATACGTTAGTGGTAGCAACAGCCAAAAGGGCCAGGCAAATTACTGCTGGAGAATCAAGTAAATTAAAACATATTTCCAATAAACCCGTGACCATTGCTTTACACGAAATCGGCAACGATTTAATCACCTACCAGCGGCTTAAATCATCCCAAAATAAATAA